The Gammaproteobacteria bacterium genome contains a region encoding:
- a CDS encoding OFA family MFS transporter, which produces MSRRAVAFLLKDRITASPGFNRWWIPLISVALHLCIGSVYSWSIFNPALTRELGVAASSADDWSITVIVGVFSTAIVFLGLSTAVAGKWLEDVGPRCAGVCAAGLWGMGFVIGGVGIELHELWLLYLGYGVFGGAGLGLGYISPVSTLIRWFPDRRGLSTGLAIMGFGGGAIIAAPLKKFLLQTFHEAPRYLGATEAVELVTEGGRQFAEVAGEWLEVVVAAPADVSRMIVPGPEGVYVVGTGSTGAALTFFTLGLVYFCIMLAAAFSFRLPPKGWKPAGWDEDAARAAGKPGSGWRGMPSSTYVPVQRAHRTPQFYLIWIMLCFNVTAGIGVIGVAETMMVDIFGRTLPHVVTPAFAVTYVLMISVFNMGGRLAWATASDYIGRRNTYHCFFALGAVLYCSVPLIANAGSISANAGWLVAFYAVTMVAFTMYGGGFATLPAYLADVFGTRHVGAIHGRLLTAWSVAGALGPLLITQLRKFSLEQAIRSLAARVDPAAFEAHFGAPMSNLNELVAANTVTISRLMEIVPAGTADPTPSIYNLTMYVMGALLAIALVANMRMRPVAERFVTRVAGD; this is translated from the coding sequence ATGAGCCGCCGCGCCGTAGCGTTCCTGCTCAAGGATCGCATCACCGCCTCACCCGGATTCAATCGTTGGTGGATTCCGCTGATTTCCGTGGCTCTGCATCTTTGCATCGGGTCGGTCTACTCGTGGAGCATCTTCAACCCCGCGCTGACCAGGGAACTCGGCGTCGCGGCAAGCAGCGCCGACGACTGGAGCATCACCGTGATCGTGGGCGTGTTCTCCACCGCCATCGTCTTCCTGGGTCTGAGCACGGCGGTGGCAGGCAAGTGGCTGGAGGATGTGGGTCCGCGCTGCGCCGGCGTATGCGCTGCCGGTCTGTGGGGCATGGGATTTGTAATCGGCGGCGTCGGCATAGAACTGCACGAACTGTGGCTGTTGTATCTGGGGTACGGGGTGTTCGGCGGCGCTGGCCTGGGACTGGGCTACATCTCGCCCGTTTCGACGCTGATACGCTGGTTTCCGGACCGGCGCGGATTGTCGACCGGTCTGGCCATCATGGGTTTCGGCGGCGGTGCGATCATCGCCGCGCCGCTCAAGAAGTTCCTGCTCCAGACCTTCCACGAGGCTCCGCGGTATCTCGGCGCGACGGAAGCGGTCGAACTGGTCACCGAAGGAGGCAGGCAATTCGCCGAGGTGGCCGGCGAATGGCTCGAAGTGGTCGTGGCGGCGCCGGCCGACGTGTCGAGGATGATCGTTCCCGGTCCGGAAGGCGTCTATGTCGTCGGTACTGGGAGTACGGGCGCGGCCTTGACTTTCTTCACGCTGGGGCTGGTCTATTTCTGCATCATGCTGGCCGCCGCCTTCTCGTTCCGCCTGCCCCCCAAGGGATGGAAGCCCGCCGGGTGGGATGAAGACGCGGCCAGGGCCGCGGGCAAGCCGGGCAGCGGCTGGCGAGGCATGCCCAGCAGCACCTACGTGCCCGTCCAAAGGGCGCATCGAACACCGCAGTTCTATCTGATCTGGATCATGCTGTGCTTCAACGTCACGGCCGGGATCGGCGTAATCGGCGTGGCGGAGACGATGATGGTCGACATCTTCGGGCGGACCTTGCCTCACGTGGTGACCCCGGCCTTCGCGGTGACATACGTATTGATGATCAGTGTCTTCAACATGGGCGGGCGGCTCGCGTGGGCGACGGCTTCCGACTACATCGGGCGACGGAACACCTACCACTGCTTCTTCGCGCTCGGCGCGGTTCTGTACTGTTCGGTACCGCTTATCGCAAATGCCGGAAGCATCAGCGCGAACGCGGGCTGGCTGGTGGCGTTTTACGCCGTAACGATGGTGGCCTTCACGATGTACGGCGGCGGGTTCGCCACGCTTCCCGCCTATCTCGCCGATGTCTTCGGGACCCGGCATGTAGGTGCGATACATGGCCGCTTGCTCACGGCCTGGAGCGTCGCGGGCGCGCTGGGCCCACTGCTCATCACCCAGCTGCGCAAGTTCTCGCTGGAACAGGCGATCCGCTCGCTGGCGGCCAGGGTCGATCCGGCGGCGTTCGAGGCGCACTTCGGAGCGCCCATGAGCAATCTCAATGAACTGGTGGCGGCCAACACCGTAACCATCAGCAGGCTCATGGAAATCGTGCCGGCGGGCACTGCGGACCCAACGCCGAGCATCTATAACCTCACGATGTACGTCATGGGAGCGCTGCTGGCAATCGCCCTCGTCGCCAACATGCGAATGCGCCCGGTAGCGGAGCGGTTCGTCACGCGCGTCGCGGGCGACTGA
- a CDS encoding undecaprenyl-diphosphate phosphatase, producing MSFWQIVLLALLQGVTEFLPISSSAHLILVPAWLGWEDQGIAFDIAVHFGSLIAVIAFSRREIAAILGEWRAWLLYRAALGPAARLGLMIVLATLPIGALGLLLHDTVEASFREPRLIAVAGALFAVLMVWADRRPQYLTQVREIGWKQALWIGCGQALALIPGASRSGVTITAARVLGMARPAAARLSFLLAIPVILAAAALETVNLSAAPAAADWGALALGMAVAGVAAFLCMGLLLRLVTRWGLWPFALYRLALSAVILL from the coding sequence ATGAGCTTCTGGCAGATCGTACTGCTGGCGCTGCTGCAGGGCGTCACCGAGTTCCTGCCGATATCGAGTTCGGCGCACCTGATCCTGGTGCCGGCCTGGCTGGGCTGGGAGGATCAGGGCATCGCCTTCGATATCGCCGTGCACTTCGGCAGCCTGATCGCCGTGATCGCATTCTCGCGCCGTGAAATCGCCGCGATCCTGGGCGAATGGCGGGCCTGGCTTCTGTATCGCGCCGCGCTCGGGCCGGCAGCGCGCCTGGGCCTGATGATCGTGCTGGCGACGCTGCCGATCGGCGCGCTCGGGCTGTTGCTGCACGACACCGTGGAGGCATCGTTCCGCGAGCCGCGTCTGATCGCTGTGGCCGGCGCGCTGTTCGCGGTCCTGATGGTGTGGGCGGACCGGCGCCCGCAATACCTGACGCAGGTGCGCGAGATCGGCTGGAAGCAGGCGCTTTGGATCGGCTGCGGCCAGGCATTGGCCCTGATCCCCGGCGCGTCGCGCTCCGGCGTGACCATCACCGCCGCCCGGGTCCTGGGCATGGCGCGTCCGGCCGCGGCCCGCCTGTCCTTCCTGCTGGCGATCCCCGTGATCCTGGCGGCCGCCGCCCTGGAGACGGTGAACCTGAGCGCGGCGCCGGCCGCCGCCGACTGGGGCGCGCTGGCGCTGGGCATGGCCGTGGCGGGCGTGGCCGCCTTCCTGTGCATGGGCCTGCTGCTGCGCCTCGTGACACGCTGGGGCCTGTGGCCTTTCGCGCTCTACCGCCTGGCGCTCTCCGCCGTGATCCTGCTGTAA
- a CDS encoding SAM-dependent methyltransferase, producing MKTAPLQAPPGHIQTAITEAGGWLAFDRYMELALYHPQEGYYSAGRARFGEGGDFDTAAETSALFGRAVAGQCAEVLAACSGGDIVELGPGSGRLAEVVLGELKEAGKLPQRYLLVEPAPGLRAVQRQRLAGSHPDLVKRLEWVDRLTHERIRGVILANEVLDALPCKCFRRDRDAWLERGVSLGGENGLGWEDRRADAALAQALDGLQAELPWILPEGYCSEIRMNMDEFMGELAQSLEAGLVLLADYGLPRHELYLAERNQGTLGCHSGQYWHDNPFRQPGQEDITAWVDFTAVRRSAEAAGLEAVGFSNQAQFLMAANILEMAGSPPVPEDAAALRRLMLPGGMGEAFKFLGLATGGIKAPSGFGERDLLASLNPAHDPEPAHDPEPAAEAAGA from the coding sequence ATGAAAACAGCCCCATTGCAGGCCCCGCCCGGGCACATCCAGACCGCGATTACCGAAGCGGGCGGCTGGCTCGCGTTCGACCGCTACATGGAACTCGCGCTGTACCACCCCCAAGAGGGCTATTACAGCGCCGGAAGGGCCCGGTTCGGCGAAGGGGGTGACTTCGACACGGCGGCGGAAACCTCGGCGCTGTTCGGACGCGCCGTCGCGGGCCAGTGCGCCGAAGTCCTGGCCGCCTGCTCAGGCGGCGACATCGTGGAGTTGGGGCCCGGCAGCGGCCGGCTGGCCGAAGTCGTGCTGGGCGAACTCAAGGAAGCCGGCAAGCTGCCGCAACGCTATCTGCTGGTCGAGCCGGCGCCCGGTCTGCGCGCCGTGCAGCGGCAGCGCCTGGCAGGCTCGCACCCGGATCTTGTCAAACGCCTTGAATGGGTGGACCGGCTCACGCACGAACGCATCCGGGGCGTGATTCTCGCCAACGAAGTGCTGGACGCCCTGCCCTGCAAGTGTTTCCGGCGCGACCGGGACGCCTGGCTGGAGCGCGGCGTGAGCCTGGGCGGGGAGAACGGGCTGGGCTGGGAAGACCGGCGCGCCGACGCCGCGCTGGCGCAGGCGCTTGACGGGTTGCAGGCGGAACTGCCCTGGATCCTGCCGGAGGGTTACTGTTCCGAGATTCGAATGAATATGGACGAATTCATGGGCGAACTGGCCCAGTCGCTGGAAGCCGGCCTGGTGCTGCTGGCCGATTATGGGCTGCCCCGGCATGAGTTGTACCTGGCCGAGCGCAACCAGGGAACGCTGGGCTGCCACTCCGGACAGTATTGGCACGACAACCCGTTCCGGCAGCCGGGGCAGGAAGACATTACCGCCTGGGTGGATTTCACGGCAGTCAGGCGTAGCGCGGAAGCGGCGGGACTTGAGGCCGTGGGTTTCTCCAATCAGGCCCAGTTCCTGATGGCGGCCAATATTCTCGAAATGGCCGGATCGCCGCCCGTTCCGGAGGACGCCGCGGCGCTGCGCCGGCTGATGCTGCCGGGAGGCATGGGCGAGGCGTTCAAGTTCCTGGGACTGGCCACGGGAGGGATCAAGGCCCCGAGCGGGTTCGGCGAACGCGACCTGCTCGCGTCGCTCAATCCGGCGCACGATCCGGAACCGGCGCACGATCCGGAACCGGCGGCCGAGGCGGCCGGCGCATGA
- a CDS encoding pteridine reductase yields MTKAKVALVTGGARRVGAATAEELHSAGFTLAVHCNRSRADADELVERLNERRSESAFTLQGDLLEEGACERLAQDVLQRAGRLDCLVNNASTFYPTAVGEITEDDWQSLVGSNLKAPVFLSQALAPALRESRGVIVNMVDIHARIPLRGYPVYSAAKAGLAALTLSLAGELAPEVRVNGIAPGMVMWADPPPPENVKKAILSKTPLGRAGEPRDVARLVRFVVCDAPFVTGQIIAVDGGRSIGW; encoded by the coding sequence ATGACGAAGGCGAAAGTCGCACTGGTTACCGGCGGCGCCAGGCGCGTGGGCGCGGCGACTGCCGAAGAGTTGCACAGCGCCGGGTTCACGCTGGCGGTGCACTGCAATCGCTCGCGCGCCGACGCCGACGAACTGGTGGAACGGCTCAACGAACGCCGCTCCGAATCGGCTTTCACACTGCAGGGCGACCTGCTCGAAGAAGGCGCCTGCGAACGGCTGGCGCAGGACGTGCTGCAGCGCGCCGGGCGTCTCGATTGCCTGGTGAACAATGCCTCGACGTTCTATCCCACCGCGGTGGGAGAGATCACGGAGGACGATTGGCAAAGCCTGGTGGGCAGTAACCTGAAGGCCCCGGTGTTCCTGTCGCAGGCGCTGGCCCCGGCGCTCAGGGAGTCACGGGGCGTGATCGTGAACATGGTGGACATCCATGCCCGCATTCCCTTGCGCGGATACCCGGTGTACAGCGCCGCAAAGGCGGGGCTCGCGGCCCTGACGCTCAGCCTGGCCGGCGAACTGGCGCCGGAAGTGCGCGTCAACGGCATCGCGCCGGGCATGGTCATGTGGGCCGATCCGCCGCCGCCGGAGAATGTGAAGAAGGCGATCCTCTCGAAGACCCCGCTCGGACGGGCCGGCGAGCCGCGCGACGTGGCGCGGCTGGTGCGTTTCGTGGTCTGCGACGCGCCCTTCGTGACCGGCCAGATCATCGCCGTGGACGGCGGTCGCAGCATCGGCTGGTAG
- the tsaD gene encoding tRNA (adenosine(37)-N6)-threonylcarbamoyltransferase complex transferase subunit TsaD — protein sequence MRVLGIETSCDETGVAIYEASRGLLAHRLYSQAAQHAEFGGVVPELASRDHLKRLATLVKATLDDAGLRKSDLNGVACTAGPGLIGALLAGLVFSGGLARALGVPLIGVHHMEAHLLAPLLEGDSPEFPYLALLVSGGHSLLVDVRGYGDYRVLGESLDDAAGEAFDKGAKILGLGYPGGPEIARLAEKGKPGRFTLPTPMRGRKDLNFSFSGLKTALLYKVRDLTADKPLEETDRASLALALEKAIVDSLLDRTTRALNETGYGSLVVAGGVGANRRLRSELKSFCGESGVRLYYPRVEYCTDNGAMIALTGCLRLAGGAPGAAQPDARPRWNINEVTPFSPA from the coding sequence ATGCGGGTACTGGGGATTGAAACGAGTTGCGATGAGACTGGCGTGGCGATTTACGAGGCCAGCCGGGGTCTGTTGGCGCACCGATTGTATAGCCAGGCCGCGCAGCACGCGGAATTCGGCGGCGTGGTGCCGGAACTGGCCTCGCGCGATCATCTCAAGCGCCTTGCGACACTGGTGAAGGCGACCCTCGACGACGCAGGCTTGCGCAAGTCGGACCTGAATGGGGTCGCCTGCACAGCGGGGCCCGGCCTGATCGGCGCGCTGCTGGCGGGACTCGTATTCAGCGGCGGACTGGCGCGCGCCCTGGGCGTTCCGCTTATCGGCGTGCACCACATGGAAGCGCATCTGCTCGCGCCGCTGCTGGAAGGCGATTCGCCGGAGTTTCCGTACCTGGCGCTGCTGGTTTCCGGCGGCCACAGCCTGCTGGTGGATGTGCGGGGCTATGGCGATTACCGCGTGCTGGGGGAATCTCTGGACGACGCGGCCGGCGAGGCCTTCGACAAGGGCGCCAAAATCCTGGGTCTGGGCTATCCGGGCGGCCCGGAAATCGCCCGGCTGGCCGAGAAGGGCAAGCCGGGCCGCTTCACGCTGCCGACGCCGATGCGGGGCCGCAAGGACCTCAACTTCAGCTTCTCCGGACTCAAGACCGCGCTCCTGTACAAGGTGCGCGACCTGACCGCCGACAAGCCGCTCGAAGAAACCGACCGAGCCTCGCTGGCCCTGGCACTGGAGAAGGCTATCGTCGATTCGCTTCTCGACCGCACGACGCGAGCGCTGAATGAGACCGGATACGGCAGCCTCGTAGTGGCGGGTGGCGTCGGCGCGAACCGCCGCCTGCGGTCGGAATTGAAGTCCTTTTGCGGTGAGTCCGGCGTGCGCCTCTATTACCCGCGCGTGGAATATTGCACCGACAACGGCGCCATGATCGCACTCACCGGCTGCCTGCGTCTGGCCGGCGGCGCTCCCGGTGCGGCGCAGCCCGATGCGCGCCCCCGCTGGAACATAAACGAAGTAACGCCCTTCTCTCCCGCCTGA
- a CDS encoding toxin-antitoxin system HicB family antitoxin, translating to MKIDEFLIHVSPIPGDEGGGYMVTVPDLPGCFADGDTIEEAIEEARDAFTAWTMAETEDKGSVPPPKSYSGQFVQRIPKTLHLRLAQRAASEGVSLNQLATTFLAQGLARR from the coding sequence ATGAAGATTGACGAATTTCTGATCCACGTGAGTCCGATTCCGGGTGATGAAGGAGGGGGCTACATGGTCACCGTTCCGGATCTTCCCGGTTGCTTTGCCGACGGCGACACGATAGAAGAGGCGATAGAAGAAGCGCGAGACGCCTTCACGGCGTGGACGATGGCGGAAACAGAGGATAAGGGATCGGTCCCTCCGCCGAAGTCCTACAGCGGTCAGTTCGTGCAGCGAATTCCCAAGACTTTGCACTTGCGGCTGGCTCAGCGGGCGGCCAGCGAAGGCGTGAGCCTGAACCAACTTGCCACGACCTTCCTTGCTCAGGGACTTGCCCGACGATAG
- the folB gene encoding dihydroneopterin aldolase gives MTDRIIIRDLRVRAIVGVNRWEKAAPQVVGVDLEIGADVAKAAEADEIAATVDYKRVSRDIAALAESRSYELIETMAEAIASLVLGEHGAQWVRVTARKPFALRNARDVGVVIERGDLKREDE, from the coding sequence ATGACTGACAGAATCATCATTCGGGACTTGCGCGTGCGTGCGATCGTGGGAGTCAATCGCTGGGAGAAGGCTGCGCCGCAGGTGGTGGGAGTGGACCTTGAGATCGGAGCCGACGTGGCGAAGGCGGCGGAAGCCGACGAGATCGCCGCAACGGTGGATTACAAGCGCGTGTCACGCGACATTGCGGCGCTGGCCGAAAGCCGCAGCTACGAACTGATCGAGACCATGGCGGAGGCCATCGCGTCGCTGGTCCTGGGCGAGCACGGAGCGCAATGGGTGCGCGTAACGGCCCGCAAGCCGTTCGCGCTGCGCAATGCGCGCGACGTGGGTGTGGTGATTGAACGGGGCGATCTAAAGCGCGAGGACGAGTGA
- the folK gene encoding 2-amino-4-hydroxy-6-hydroxymethyldihydropteridine diphosphokinase, translated as MSAAVRVFVSAGSNIEPRANLEAACAALKDHYPDLGLSPLYESPAEGFSGPPFLNLVLSFRTEETPEEILEALAQQEALAGRDRSGGKFASRTLDLDLLLYGDRVDEALKLPHPDIERYAFVLKPLADLAPHLRHPVSGVSIAELWQSFSGPRHLREVDGLIES; from the coding sequence GTGAGCGCGGCCGTTCGCGTATTCGTCAGTGCGGGCAGCAACATCGAACCGCGCGCCAACCTGGAAGCGGCCTGTGCGGCGCTGAAGGACCACTATCCGGACCTGGGACTCTCGCCGTTGTACGAGAGTCCGGCGGAAGGCTTCAGCGGCCCGCCGTTTCTCAACCTGGTCTTGAGCTTCCGAACGGAAGAAACGCCGGAGGAAATACTGGAAGCGCTTGCGCAACAGGAGGCGCTGGCCGGCCGCGACCGGTCCGGCGGCAAGTTCGCCTCACGCACCCTGGACCTCGACCTGCTCCTCTACGGGGACCGCGTGGACGAAGCGCTCAAACTGCCGCACCCCGACATCGAACGCTACGCCTTTGTCCTGAAACCGCTGGCGGACCTGGCGCCCCACCTCCGCCACCCGGTCTCCGGCGTCTCCATCGCGGAGCTCTGGCAATCCTTCTCCGGTCCCCGCCACCTCCGTGAAGTCGACGGGCTGATCGAGAGTTAG
- a CDS encoding aldo/keto reductase — MRSKITRRDALIGAGATGLALSLPPIGAADVRMHHIPASGEALPPVGLGTSRVFNSVSGEDQRAALVEVLEALFAGGTLVDTSPMYGNSETHLGELLPLAAGNETMFCATKVWTEGRESGVRQMQESMDKMGVDRIDLMQVHNLVDWEVHLESMLEMQAAGKFRYLGITTSNPRQFADFERVMQAADWDFVQLNYSLGEREAEQRLLPLAQERGMAVMVNRPFVRGALFRSASGKDLPPVAAELGCDSPAQLFLKWILGHPAVTCVIPATTKVKHMVDNLGAALGPLPDAAQREAIAAWI, encoded by the coding sequence ATGAGATCGAAAATCACCCGCAGAGACGCACTCATAGGCGCTGGCGCAACCGGCCTGGCGCTCAGCCTGCCGCCGATCGGCGCCGCGGACGTCCGCATGCACCACATCCCTGCCAGCGGCGAAGCCCTGCCGCCCGTGGGCCTGGGCACTTCGCGCGTTTTCAACAGCGTCAGCGGCGAGGATCAGCGCGCCGCGCTGGTGGAAGTGCTGGAAGCGCTGTTCGCGGGCGGCACGCTGGTGGACACCTCGCCGATGTACGGCAATTCCGAAACGCATCTGGGCGAGTTGCTGCCGTTGGCGGCCGGCAATGAAACGATGTTCTGCGCCACCAAGGTCTGGACCGAGGGGCGCGAGTCCGGCGTCAGGCAGATGCAGGAATCGATGGACAAGATGGGGGTGGACCGGATCGACCTGATGCAGGTCCACAACCTGGTGGACTGGGAGGTCCATCTTGAGTCCATGCTCGAAATGCAGGCGGCCGGCAAGTTCCGCTACCTGGGCATCACCACCTCGAACCCGCGGCAGTTCGCGGACTTCGAGCGCGTGATGCAGGCGGCCGACTGGGACTTCGTGCAGCTCAACTACAGCCTGGGCGAGCGCGAAGCCGAACAGCGGCTGCTGCCGCTGGCGCAGGAGCGCGGCATGGCCGTCATGGTGAACCGTCCGTTCGTGCGCGGCGCGCTGTTCCGGTCCGCGAGCGGCAAGGACCTGCCCCCCGTTGCCGCGGAACTGGGCTGCGACAGCCCGGCGCAGTTGTTCCTCAAGTGGATCCTGGGCCACCCGGCCGTGACCTGCGTCATCCCGGCCACCACCAAGGTCAAGCACATGGTCGACAACCTCGGCGCCGCCCTGGGCCCACTCCCCGACGCCGCCCAACGCGAGGCCATCGCCGCCTGGATCTAA
- a CDS encoding multifunctional CCA addition/repair protein, translated as MKTYLVGGAVRDRLLGLEVRERDWVVVGATADELLKQGYKEVGRSFPVFLHPETQEEYALARRETKTAPGYRGFEVDFGPEVTLEEDLMRRDLTINAMAGDDAGRLVDPYGGERDLAEKVLRHVSPAFREDPVRILRVARFAARFDGQGFGIAPETMALMREMVAQGEAAALVPERVWQETVRALDEDAPQRFFEVLRECGALKVIFPEIDRLWGVPQPKRWHPEIDTGVHVMMVLEQAARFSDKVEVRFAALTHDLGKGVTPEQYWPRHSGHEAASVRLVGEMCERLGAPKRFRTLAEKVARYHGVCHRADELRPETKLKVLESLGAFRADSLLEDFLVACEADYRGRLGMTEDAYPAADVFRRAFAAAGVVSGAKLADEGYDGARLGEELRRRRIAAIADS; from the coding sequence ATGAAGACATACCTGGTAGGGGGCGCGGTACGGGACCGGCTCCTCGGGCTTGAGGTGCGCGAGCGCGACTGGGTGGTGGTGGGGGCCACCGCCGATGAACTCCTCAAACAGGGTTACAAGGAAGTCGGACGATCGTTTCCCGTGTTCCTGCATCCCGAGACGCAGGAGGAATACGCGCTGGCGCGGCGCGAAACCAAGACCGCCCCCGGTTACCGGGGCTTCGAGGTCGACTTCGGCCCCGAGGTCACGCTGGAGGAAGACCTGATGCGGCGCGATCTGACCATCAACGCGATGGCCGGGGACGACGCCGGGCGCCTTGTGGACCCCTACGGCGGCGAGCGCGACCTCGCGGAGAAGGTGCTGCGACACGTATCGCCCGCGTTTCGCGAAGATCCGGTGCGGATCCTGCGCGTCGCCCGATTCGCGGCCCGCTTCGATGGCCAGGGTTTCGGGATCGCCCCGGAAACGATGGCGCTGATGCGGGAGATGGTGGCGCAGGGCGAGGCGGCGGCGCTGGTGCCCGAGCGGGTCTGGCAGGAGACGGTTCGGGCATTGGACGAGGACGCCCCGCAGCGGTTCTTCGAAGTGTTGCGCGAATGCGGGGCACTGAAGGTGATCTTCCCCGAGATCGACCGCCTCTGGGGCGTGCCGCAGCCGAAACGCTGGCACCCGGAGATCGACACCGGCGTGCACGTGATGATGGTCCTCGAGCAGGCAGCCCGGTTCTCGGACAAGGTCGAAGTGCGGTTTGCGGCGCTGACCCACGATCTCGGCAAGGGCGTAACGCCCGAACAATACTGGCCGCGGCACAGCGGGCACGAGGCGGCCAGCGTGCGGCTGGTCGGCGAAATGTGCGAACGGCTGGGCGCGCCGAAGCGGTTCCGCACGCTGGCGGAGAAGGTCGCGCGCTACCACGGGGTCTGCCACCGCGCCGACGAACTGCGTCCCGAAACGAAGCTCAAGGTGCTGGAATCGCTGGGCGCATTTCGGGCCGACAGCCTGCTGGAGGATTTCCTGGTGGCCTGCGAGGCGGACTACCGCGGCCGCCTGGGGATGACCGAGGACGCCTATCCCGCCGCGGACGTTTTCCGCCGCGCCTTTGCCGCCGCCGGCGTCGTGTCCGGTGCGAAATTGGCCGACGAGGGCTACGATGGCGCCCGCCTGGGCGAGGAATTACGGCGCCGCCGCATCGCCGCCATCGCGGACAGCTAA
- a CDS encoding Do family serine endopeptidase — translation MGGPPTRRDCLRHMRINWDTSPMQSIDTRNRKMRRRLLIGLSALAVVLAGAGVLPGGGAPTPSYAQESAAQASLPLELDGQPFPSLAPLVEATKPAVVSIAIARPPRSSLRNPFQGDPFFERFFGPRRPQEPQPQEPRPQPTGSGVIVDAERRLVLTNHHVIQNASEIEVTLSDGRSVSAVVVGSDAGTDVAVLELEEADDLTQMPLGDSDAVQVGDFVVAIGNPFGLTHTVTSGIVSALGRSIPRVRNEAAPSPIEDFIQTDASINPGNSGGALVNMRGELVGIPSNILSRSGGNIGIGFAIPTSIAREIMRQLVEFGEIRRGRLGVSVQNVSEDVAQALDLASSVGAFVTEVIPDSAADEAGIEPGDVIVMVDDKEIEGSSDLVNTVGLRSVGEELTLQIVGSDGELKLVQATLGGMVTSSGDEVHPALAGATLVNGEEGGHRGVLVDSIAPGSAAENSGIQAEDVIFRVNRTDVRNVEQMKAAAEDRSLLVLHIARGNRRVVITVRG, via the coding sequence ATGGGCGGGCCGCCGACGCGGCGCGACTGTTTGCGGCATATGCGCATCAATTGGGATACTTCGCCAATGCAATCTATTGATACACGGAACAGGAAGATGAGACGCAGGTTACTGATCGGACTATCGGCGCTGGCGGTGGTCCTTGCCGGCGCGGGCGTCCTGCCTGGCGGCGGCGCGCCGACGCCATCGTACGCCCAGGAGAGCGCGGCGCAGGCTTCGCTGCCGCTGGAACTGGACGGGCAGCCCTTTCCCAGCCTCGCGCCGCTGGTCGAGGCCACCAAGCCGGCGGTCGTGAGCATCGCCATCGCCCGCCCTCCAAGGAGTAGTCTCCGCAACCCCTTCCAGGGCGACCCCTTCTTCGAGCGCTTCTTCGGCCCGCGGCGCCCGCAGGAGCCACAGCCGCAGGAGCCACGGCCGCAGCCCACGGGTTCTGGCGTCATCGTGGACGCCGAACGCAGGCTGGTGCTAACCAACCATCATGTGATCCAGAACGCGTCCGAGATCGAAGTGACCCTGAGCGACGGGCGGTCCGTCTCCGCCGTGGTGGTGGGATCGGATGCGGGCACCGACGTGGCCGTGCTCGAACTGGAAGAGGCCGACGACCTGACCCAGATGCCGCTGGGCGATTCCGACGCGGTGCAGGTGGGCGACTTCGTGGTGGCCATCGGCAATCCCTTCGGGCTGACCCACACCGTGACCTCCGGCATCGTCAGCGCCCTGGGCAGATCCATCCCGCGGGTCCGCAATGAGGCAGCGCCGAGCCCCATCGAGGACTTCATCCAGACCGACGCGTCGATCAATCCCGGCAACTCCGGCGGGGCGCTGGTGAACATGCGCGGCGAACTGGTCGGCATTCCTTCCAACATCCTGTCGCGCTCCGGCGGCAACATCGGCATCGGCTTTGCCATTCCGACCTCGATCGCGCGCGAGATCATGCGCCAGTTGGTGGAGTTCGGCGAAATCCGGCGCGGGCGGCTGGGCGTAAGCGTGCAGAACGTGAGCGAGGACGTGGCCCAGGCGCTGGACCTTGCTTCGTCCGTCGGCGCTTTCGTCACCGAGGTCATTCCGGACTCCGCCGCGGATGAAGCCGGAATCGAACCGGGCGACGTGATCGTCATGGTGGACGACAAGGAGATCGAGGGCAGCAGCGACCTGGTCAATACCGTCGGCCTGCGTTCCGTCGGCGAAGAGCTCACGCTGCAGATCGTTGGCAGCGACGGCGAGCTGAAGCTGGTGCAGGCCACCCTGGGCGGCATGGTGACCTCCAGCGGCGACGAGGTCCACCCGGCGCTGGCCGGCGCCACGCTGGTCAATGGCGAGGAAGGCGGCCACCGCGGAGTCCTGGTGGATTCCATCGCGCCCGGCAGCGCCGCCGAGAACAGCGGCATTCAGGCCGAGGACGTGATCTTCCGGGTCAACCGCACCGACGTGCGCAACGTGGAGCAGATGAAGGCGGCGGCCGAAGACCGGTCGTTGCTGGTACTCCACATCGCCCGCGGCAACCGCAGGGTCGTCATCACGGTGCGGGGCTAG